TGCCTCTGTTACTGTGGGCCTCACTTTataaacaacaaacaactaaaCAAACGTGTTCTGCTTCTTTTATATTCCTTACGTTGACTCGTTGTCCACAACAAAATTCCCTATAGTATCTTCTTTTTCTGTCACAAAGCCATATAGCCTTCTAAAATATCAACTATAGAAAAATGGAGCGACTTGCAAGTGGTGCGACGCAAGGGAGCTCATGGCCTTGCTGGTGAAGCGACAGGTAGAGCCTGTGGGCAGCTGTCGCGGGACTATCTAGGTAGTGGGTTGCTGCGGAGAAGGCTGACAGGCAGCAGTGAGGTGACCCTGTGGTCGTCACAGTACTGTCTAGTGGAGAGGAGGGCGGCATGTGTAAGGCGCAGTGGTTTTGTGGGTGGCAGCGTGTCTGGGATACTGGTTGCTAGGTGGAGCAGCCGTGTGATGGGTGCTGTGGCGCATTGTTTTTTTCCCGTTGGGTGGCGGCAGCGATTGGGTGAGGGTGGATGCAAGTTGCGGGTGGTGGGTTTGGTGTTGACTGGCGGCGCGCAGTGTTGGGTGGATTCTGGTGGGTGGGTTCCTTGCGATCGGTATGGCTGATGGGTTTATTCTGTttcgtttgattttttttggacgGCGGTGGTTGCTGGTTGGGTGTGGGTGGATTCCGGTGTGGGAGATTCTGGTGTAAACTCATTGTTGATCATTGATTCTTATGGAGAACAATCAAAAAcctggctctaataccaaactGATGCGGGACAAACAAGCAATTGAGatgaaagtttgaaaagagaagcagaagagaagaaaaagctaagagaagagaaaataaacGAGAGAGAAGCTCAGTAAAGACGAAAAACAAGGAAGATAGACGACAACAGTCGATCAAAAGTTTAATTCATCATAAGCTGCTCAATACAATAGAAAATTAGGCTTAAATAGACTAGGAgttaaaccctaatcctaaccaAACTTGGGCTAATGGCCCCCTAAAATTAAGATAAagcccaaaataaaataatgaacccagtctgaaaaataaacaataaaacaaaaacgcAAACTAATGAAAGCCCAATAATGATCCAACTCCCAATCACTCAATCACAAGCTCATGGATTGGGCATCCTCTGATGTTCACGTCTCTATGCACATGTGATATGTGGCTCGGGTTTGGTGTCATGCATCAGGAGGATTTTAAACACGGCACATTAGATTCTCAATCCTCAAATAGGCGccgatttctttctctccaaatgctccacatcaATAGTACAGGGATAACTTTCTAGATGGCCTCTTCGGAGTGACCTCGTCCTCTAGTCTTCCAACAATGAAGCAGCTAAAGCAGTATTCTAAGTATACAATGATCTCAAAAACATAAGCCTAAGCTTGTATAAAGTAAGCTCAACACGGCCAAAAGTTAGATTGGCAGTacacttaaaaaaatagttgGTTGAGGTCTACATGTTGActaatttgaagaaattgagTTGGGGATTGGTTTGACCTCTCCTGGAAGGATGCTAACCCAACCCCCTCTATCTTCCCACTactcctttctctttctcataCAATTAGGTAAACTTTTCCGGCATGagagcctttttcttttatagaccCCTAATTATCCACTTCCACGGTACACAAAGTCTATGGTTTCCTGCCCTATTTCTGATGTTTTGTACAAGCTAGCAAATCTCTTTTCCCTTATCATTCtagcaagaaagaaaaagaaaatgaattaattacCTAATGATTTGCAAATCTCCTTTTCATTCGCTCTTTCTTGTTTGCgttttatcttatttctcaGATTTCAATGAAATGAAGCTTTTGTCCTGACAATCAAATTCAGCTAATAATTTCACTTCTACTCAGGATTTTGGCCCACTTGAATTACACATCAACAGTGCGATATGCAATCAACCACACAATCTACCTCCTAAACTTTTGGGTTACAACTCACCACAATTTATTTACCATCTCTTAATTTCAAGCAATGTTAAActcaataagtttttttttggataagtgataatcagtcttattaaaagcgtaagacgctcctaagtacaccgaaagtatacaaaatgaatgACCTAACTAGAAAGATAAGTAAGAAGTtgtcatacattttttttttttttgacaaatgaaGTTTGtcaaacttaatattaataTCCATTAGTTTGTCACACTGGAAAGCTGCCTTCAATTTTAATATTCTTGgctttcatatttttcttgatcttttttcttttgctagctaggtgtatctcttgtatactttcttgTGTAATTGGGTTGTGCCTttgtgctttttaataaatttgagattacttatcaaaaaagaatcTACCTAGCACCACTAACATGGGGAGGAGAGAGATCTTAAAGGCTCTGTAGATTTCCAAATTAGCATAGCTGGAAATACTTCAATTTCCTACCCAATCAAAGCATGAAGGAAGTTTAGTGAATACGCAACTATCCCACACCCATCTGTCTGTTTGCAACGGCcacatattaattaatgatcTTTATGTATAATGCTTAGTAAGCATCATACTTAGCAATGTTAAGACATTTTTTGACTACCAAtactgatttaatcatttatataaACACCATGGACCTTGGATAGGCAAAAAAAGGGTCTAGATGTTGCCTGGGCAACACTAAGAATAGCCCAATCTAGCTTACCAACACTATATGTCATTGGCACCACACAATCACACCTTAGCACATGACCATCACATGAGTACACCAAAGCGCTCTGGAACCTCAAATTATCTAACTAGGCCCTATACCAGTATCATGGTTTCCAGCTAGGCAAAGGAATGGTCTACATGTTGACCATACAAGATTAAACTGGCCCTCTTATTGAACCCCTACTTCGACAACATACAATACTTTTTGGCAACTGCAAGCAATTACATGGAATCAGAATGTTTGGGGTGTATGCCAAGTGGATAAGATAGGAAATTTGGAATCATAAGATAAACTGATGATtatgagaaaataatataatataatccGATCATTTACTTGAACAACTTATTATCAAGATATAACCCTCTAGAGCATCATACTTAAAGGTACCTCCTATCTGACATAGATTACTGTTATAAACCGCTAGGCAGAATCAATGGGAACTAAATGCAACAAATGAGCAGCACAAAGAAACTGAGATGTTCTAGCTTCAACAAATTGATGCAAACTTTGAATCAGAAAGTGGGTTTTATTGGCAGTGGCATTATAAACAAGCACATAAAAAGTTCATACACttcaaacatataaaaaaatccCTCTTAAGATTCGAAATGTTAGCTAACCAAATTTTCTAGCATCTTCAGTGAAAACGTGCATTTCAAACTCCCATAATTGAAGTTCCAAACAAGCTCTTATATAAAATGGCACCAAGTTTATTAAGAAGTTAAGACGCATATGCATACCATGTTCCTAAGCAGCAAAACCCGAGTGGGTGGCCCATTGAAGTTGACACTCTTCACCTTCTTATCCTGCTTCGGCTCACTAGCATTCACAATCACTCCGGCTCGCCGGTCCGTTTTCTTGGCCATCAAAGGAGTAGTAATCCCCTGCTCCTGCTTGCCAAGCCCTTGCCCCTCCTTCCATCCCATCTTCGCCATCATCCTCTGTGCGGCGGTCATCTGCCCGCCCGCGCCTACGCCCAACCCGACCGTCTCTGACTTCCCGATGCTAAACCCGTCTCCACTGCTCGGCGGCGAAGGCGACCTCGGCACTGCCCCGCTCATAGCCGCCCGCCTTCTCCACGCCTCTTCACCCGAGATGTTCAACCGCGAATCTCCGtaatccctctctctctccctctcctccctctccctcttctccctcctctccctctcctcctcctcctcctgctGCCGCCTCTTTTCAAGCTCCCTCCTCATCTCCGCCTCCATGgccttcctcttcttctccctcCGGTACTCCTCGTAGTCGTTCGGCCTCGCCGGATCGTACTCCTCCATCACCGTCGAAGTCACGCCCACCAATGCCGTTTGAGCTGTGTCGTCCGGCACTACGGAATGCGCCGGCACTATCGAGGAAATGGCGATCTTCGGCTGTGCCGGCGCCGAGGCGGTGATCTTGGGCTTGGTTTGGGATTTGAGAATGGTCTGCGGCGGTGCGAAGACCGACAACGACTTGCGGAGGGTCGGCGGCGCCATCTTGGCGCTGCTCGACCATACGGTGGCGTTGCTCGGCTTCTCTTCCTCCGCCGAAGAGGGTGGAGGGAGGTCTCCGTACAACCCACCTAGCATTTCGACACCTGTGcccttttcctctctctctcgctctagAATTCCGAGTTTGGGGTCTCAATTAGGGATTTGCGTGGCGACGATGAAGAGGGGTTTGAATCGAATTGAGTGTGAGAGAGTAGGCGATAGGTTGAATTAGGATTAGGGCAAGCCTGAGTGGAGCTAAATTAGaataatttgtttattaaatttgattcatttattttttttgttcgttttgattTTCGAATAGGAGCCGAATCAGTGaaataatttattcaaattttattttatttatatagttTTTGAAACAACACAATCttgttttttaatagataaataaagaactatataaaagcataacaaaaaataaataaaaaacaaaaaattacagaaaCCAAGTTAAAGACTAGCAAGATAACATTATCCATGCACCAATTCATTTCACAGCCTCGAAGAAGATTCTCAAAAATGGAAGGAGGATGCGGGAATTCTACTAGCAGTGCTAGTTGCAGCAGCTCATGGTGCAAGTTTAAGTGTTGTGTGTTGTGTTCGAGTTATATCGAGACatgtatataaaattatataggtcaattataATTCAATCTCTTTAACTAAACTCTAactcgctaatttcgtgttgggttcatGTCGGGTTTGCAGACTGTGTTGAAAATTGTCAGTCTTGTCTATAAATAGATAACGAGTCCACACCTTGAACTATGAAACACATGGCAACAAAGTTAGTGTATCATGCGGTCTACATCTTAATTTAGAATCTACTTTACAACAAAAGGCTCCACTAGAAAAAAGTTGAAGGAGTACGGATTAAAAAGATCCATGAAATCTACCCGAATAAATAAAGGATGGTAGTGGCACATGTACCACACGCACACTATGGTAGTGCGTGGCATACACATATTGTGACGAAAGATGTCGATGGAAGAAGAGGTAGTCGGAGATGGTGGATGAGAGCCACATGGCTTGTATGGGTGGACCATGGACTGGTTATGGTAGATTTAAAATCCAAaccccaaacaaaaaaaactattgaagctaaaaggaaaatagagaatgGAAACCAAAATGAGGCAAATAAATGTTTACAAGGGCACAGGTGCTTCGAATGAGGGAAGCTCAAGGAAGAGCTTCTTAACTCTTGGGCTTGGAGCGAAAAGGTTTTGCAAAGGGGTCCAACAAAATCTTATCCATCccttatataaaataaatattattattgtttatactttttataagtttatattaattattagttacttaattattaataaattttatgttCGAGTTAATTAAATACATTAATTCCTATTTGTGAACttataaaatttacttttagtaattcatatataattttttataataaaaaagactATTTATGTGAAGAcccattttttaatatatatacaaaaaatggaATCGCACAGTAGCATAACAATAAGTCACAAAGCCAACTCATAGCACATATTCCATgatatgtacctgatatatcagaATATAACATTTATGCAGCGAATAACATTTATGCAGAGAAAATTATATCTTATGAAACTATCAAATGTTAATTATAACATTCAAAGTTATTTAAATGTCTATATGTTTAGAGCTTAATTAAAACATTGTATACATCAAAGTATGGTTGTACAAAAATACGTGTCACATACGATATGAGCCATTTACAAAATACCAACAAAAGTGGACTATCCAAGTCCGACCCATCTACGACCCTAGCGAAGGTGCCtcagtcgtagtatcccaaatagTATGCCACAAGGTCATCGTCGATGTCTGTGGTACTTGCAGCCAAAACATTAGCATCTACACGATCGTGATGTTAGTCACACCAGCATAGATGAAAGCATGAGTCCATCAACTCAAGAATGTAATACACATTGATTTTCGCAATAAATCATAAGCATATAAACATTTCTAAGCATGCCAACTATCATAACATTTGAAACATCATAAACATATCATACATCATCATTTTGCTATTCATACTCAACATCATTATCATCACACTATACATGATCACTTTACTATACATTCTCAACTTATACTTTCATCTCATTCTAGTGCCAAAGGGGTCGCAGCCCAATGGTcttactttttgtcattttactttacacattttttattaactttcatTTCGTTGTGCCAAAGGAGACGCAACCTAGTGGTCTTTCACTTCTTAATGTCAAAGGGGACGCAACCTAATGGTCTTTCACATCACATTACCAAAGGGGATGCATCTTAGTGGTCTTTCACTTTACTTTGCTAAATGGGACGCGGCCCAGTGGTCTTTCATttcactttctttctctttcatttcgcatatccttttttcattttctcttttcatgTACACATTGATCATCTCTCATGTTCTTTTCACAAACTAACATCATTCTATATTCACAACTCAATCATCATCTCATTGTCATATTAAATTCACATTTTAAACATCATTCTATTTTCACAATTCAATAATCATCTCATCATCATATCTCAAATCAACATTTCCTAATCATTTTTCAAACAACAATTCATAATCACATTTCAAACATCATACTATTCTCACATTTCATATTCATACTCATTCTCTAACTCATATTCACTTCACAATCATCATGTCATGATCACATCTCAAATATTATTTCATCATCATATGCATATAATCAACAGAATGTTTATTTATAATCAACATATGCATTGCAAGTAACTTTGTTTTCGTCCAAAGAGACAGACAACATGGACGGAAGGTACTATTTAGCAAAGTTGGCTAGATTTGGAAGTCTAGTGCCCATTTTTCAACACCTCTCTCCTACCTTTAGTCTTTTGGCGGGCAACCATTGATTCCCGATGAAACTCCTCTTCGCTAACGCTGGCATCCAGGATAGCCAAAAGCGGAACCTCATCCTCATCACTATCTTCTGCACAATCCAAATGTATATCGGGCGGACAAACACCCAAAGGGAAAGGGAAAACACCATTCTCCCCATCCCATACCTCATCGCTCTGATCCCACACAACAACCTCCTCGGAAGGATCAAAACCAACCGACCACTTCTGAGACTCGAGAGCAAACCATTTACCCTAAGGTCCTCACCTTTTTCAGCTGGTGGAGAGACGCAACGACCCAAATAAGAGGGAACCCCTACCACCTCATCTTCCTTAACAACTAGAGTTGACGACGACACAACCGACACTTTAGGCGAAACTTGCCCGGCCAAACTCGAGTTGAGAAAATCCCTCCGTAAGAAACCTCTCAGTAGAAGAATTTGCTTAATAACATCCCTCACAGAAGCTGCATTGTCAACAAGGAGTGGCACCCGAGAGCTTTGCACTAGCTTAGACTCCAAAGGGAGCTCTGACTTAGGAGTGGCACCTGAGAGAGGAAAAGGAATCCCACCAGCAAAATCTAACCTCATCGCCATcacataatagaaaataaatgcTTATCCATTTTCACAACTCGACCTTCCCTAGCCTTCCTATAATAATTGTAGAATGGCTTAGAGATCAACGCCATTGGACAAGAAAGATGTAGCCTCTCTCCTACCTCAACAACCCTTGAGGAGGAACCACCAGAAAAGAGGTGAACCGGAGCCGGAGAAGACACCTCAAGCTTGAGAGACGCTTCCAAAGATGCCGAAGCTGAATCTTGCACAAGCAGCCAAGCAAAGATGCCAAAAGAGAAGGACTAGAGCTCACAAGGACATTGCTTATAATTTGCTTTTAGGGCTATAATTTTCGGTAGTTCACTTGTTTAAATAGAGCTTAAAATTGGTGTTTCTTCTATTTTCGATGTACTAAATTATGCTTAAGTTGCAGGCTAGGTCACTTATATTGTTATTCATATTAAGCATTTTGTGTGCCTTTGGAACTACCCTTTAAGATATCATGTGATATtagaaaatgccaaaatattTGTATATTGTTATTTATGCTTAAATAATTAACATTATTCGTATATAGTATCGGCAATATTTTGGTTGAATTTGTTATGCTATTATTGGTGGAGAAGTAATGGCTAAATGTTATGTGGATCAAATTTTGATTTAGGTCTTTCAAAACACTTGAAGTATGAGAATCAGCTACATGAATATGCCCAGAGGTCTGGAATTCCACTACCAATATACCAGACTATCAATGAAGGATCTCAACATGCACCTTAATTTAGGTCAAATGTTTGGATAGATGGATTAAGTTATACCTCTGTACATACTTTTTCTTATCGAAAAAGCATCTGGACAGGATGTTGCCAAACTTGCGCTGGAAGACATATCACTAAAGATTTTGAAGCATAAGAATCGGCTACACGAATATACCCAAAGGTCTAGAATTCCACTACCAATATACCAGATTATCAATGAATGATCTCAACATGCACCTCAATTTAGGCCAAATTTTTGGATAGATGTAGTAAGTTATACatttccaaatactttttctCATCGAAAAGCAGCCGAACAGGATACTGCCAAACCTGAGCTGGAGGGCATATTGCTAAAGATCAAGGAGGATTGATGTCCTCTCATTACTCATGGCTTGTTGCAGTGTGATTGTAGATTTAGACCTTGAATGTTTAGTGACTCCTTTTTAGATCAAattgtaatattatttagttcAATCTTTTACATGTTATATTATCTTTCCTAGTAAAACCATGGTCTCAAAGTAGTTTTCAAGTCCTTTTCCCATACTATTTTAGTTGCTAAAGCCAATATTCCTTATTGGAAAAATATctaattaaatttataggaGAATGCATTACTGCCATATCAATGAAGAGGTCAACCATTATAGTACCAAACCAAATTCACATTTTATTGGCATTGGTAATTTGCATCATTTCTTTCATAATGGTTTACTTGATTTAGGCTTTCCTTTTTCAACCACTTACAACCAATATAGATTGCTTGTTGGTGTATGtcctttttaatattttggattAGGTAATTGCTCAAAGCTTTCTTAAGTAAATGGCAACTGCCCTAGCCTTTTCTGTTGAATTCATATAGGGGTTCACATTTTATGTTCAGCATAGAATCCATTTAACCGACCATTAGCCTTGGCTCATCCATTCAAGCTTGATTCAGCCATGAAATTTGGGGAAGGATTCATATTAATTTACGTATAGATTTCATTGAATGTGGACCGTTTTGTTGGATAGAAATATCCTTCTTGCCTGCCTTGTAATATGATATGGTTAATTCAATTATCAAGATAATCTTTTCAGTTTACTACTGTAAAGTTTTGCTAAACTGCTAGAACATAAATATTTAGGTTGTATCTTTTCTAAGTGGATTAATTTTCAATATCAGTAATGCAGTTTGAGTCATAACTATTTGAGCTATTGGTAACCAACATTTCCTTAATGTCTATCTCTACAAAACTTGTTATATCAGAAGTACAACATTGTCCATCTGATTTCGCGTTCACGTGTGAGATCTTAATTTTGTTATGACAGAATTAGTATGGTTGTGTTTATTGATAAGTTAGATAAGTTGGAAAATATGTGTTATTGTCATAGAgacaattattattaatattatttttatttttcatttggaaCTTCCTTTATAAAACAATGTTTATATGTTATCCAAGGTCTCACTGCTATTTCTGATGGCACTGAAATTTATTCATGATTCTTGTTGTGAAGAATGGCAGGAGTTGAGATAATAAAATTAGGTGTTGGATTCTCATGGCATATATTATTACATGTAGTCTTCTATTATTGCTTGAAATATTGTCCaatatcttaatttttattgtttta
This DNA window, taken from Alnus glutinosa chromosome 5, dhAlnGlut1.1, whole genome shotgun sequence, encodes the following:
- the LOC133868549 gene encoding DNA-damage-repair/toleration protein DRT111, chloroplastic; translation: MLGGLYGDLPPPSSAEEEKPSNATVWSSSAKMAPPTLRKSLSVFAPPQTILKSQTKPKITASAPAQPKIAISSIVPAHSVVPDDTAQTALVGVTSTVMEEYDPARPNDYEEYRREKKRKAMEAEMRRELEKRRQQEEEEERERREKREREERERERDYGDSRLNISGEEAWRRRAAMSGAVPRSPSPPSSGDGFSIGKSETVGLGVGAGGQMTAAQRMMAKMGWKEGQGLGKQEQGITTPLMAKKTDRRAGVIVNASEPKQDKKVKSVNFNGPPTRVLLLRNMVGPGEVDDELEDEVASECAKYGTVTRVLIFEITEQNFPTNEAVRIFVQFERPEETTKALVDLDGRYFGGRVVRASFHDEERFSKNELAPMPGEIPGYT